AATAGGTCCAGCTGCCGTCCGACTTCTTCATCGGCCGGTCTTGGTCGTCGCCGAACGCAGTCGATTTGAACAAGGTCAGCTCGACCGGTTCCCAATCATCGGGAGCCTCGCCCTTGGGCGCTTCGAGCATGCCCTGGTAAACCAGGCCCTTGGACCGCAGATTTTCCATCGCCGCATCGACCTTGCCGGATGCCTGAAGCGCGGCTTCGGATGCGAAGTGATCGTGGTGAATGTTGAGCAGGCCGAGATCATGGCGAATGAGCGCGATCATCGCTGCGACGGTCTTGGCCTTGAACTCGGCCAACCACTCGCTTTCTGGCGCGCCGACGAACCTGTCGCCATATTCCGCGGCGAGTGCGTCCCCGACCGGCTTCAGATAATCGCCCGGATAGAGACCCTCCGGGATCTCGCCGATCTCCTCCCCCAGCGCCTCACGGTAGCGAAGGTGCGCGGAGCGGGCGAGCGTATCGACCTGACTTCCGGCATCGTTGACGTAATATTCCTTGGTGACCCGGAAGCCCGCCGCCTCGAGAAGTCGGGCTAGCGCATCGCCAACCACCGCGCCGCGGCAATGGCCCATGTGCATCGGGCCGGTCGGATTGGCGGAAACATATTCGACGTTGACGCGCTCGTTCGCGCCGATGGTGCTGAGGCCATAGCGCTCGCCCTCTCGAAGGACGGTCACCAACTCGTCGCGCCATACGGCGTCGTCGAGCCGAAGGTTGATGAAACCCGGTCCTGCTATTTCGACCGAAGTGACACCCGGAAGCGCCTTGAGCTTCGGCTCAAGCAGGGCTGCCAATGCGCGCGGGTTCGTGCCGGCCGCCTTGGCCAGGACCATCGCCGCGTTGGTCGCAAGATCGCCATGCGAAGGATCGCGCGGGGGCTCGACCGCAACGGCCTTGCGGCCAGCATCGGCTGGAAGGTCGCCGCTTTCGACCAATTCGTCGAGGATCGTCTCGAGAAGCGCGGAGTAGCGAGCGTAAAGCGACAAGTTTGTTCACCGATGGATAGAGGGGTTGCGGCCCACTAGCGCATCGCCGGCTCAGCGTCACCCTGGCCGACGCGCGGCCTGAACAAACAATGACGCGACCGTTCAAATCCGAGCCATGGCGACTGGTCCATTGCCCGCATTCTTGTTGCCATTCGTCGAGCCTCGCTTGCGCGGACCAAACGCCGCGCTAGGGGAGCCTCCCACAGGAGATCGAACAATGTTTACCCCCTTCTCGCACTCGCTGCCCTGCAAGTTGCGGCCGCAACGCCGCCGACCGCGGCCACTACCGCGCCGGCTCGTCCGCTGAGTGCAATTCCGGGTCTGAAGACGACGTATTACGATGTTACCGGCACCACGATCGCCGAGATCAACGCTGCCATCAAAGCCGCCCGCGCCGGCGCGACCGGCGCGAATGCGCAGACTGTCAAGACGAGCTGGGCGATCGCTCCGCGAATCACGCGCAGCACCACCGACGGAAAGTGCACAGTCACGTCCGTCACCAACAATTTCAGCGCCACCGCCGAGCTTCCGCGCCTCGCCAACGAAGCCACCCTCGCGCCGGACGTGCAGAAGGCCTGGCGGACGTTCGTCGGCAAGCTGGAAGCAGACGCTGCCGCGCGCTTGTGGTTCGTCCATGACCGTTCAGGCACTGTTGCCGAGGCGATGAAGGGCAAGTCCTGCGATGGCGCCAAGGCTGCCGGAGTCGCTGCGCTCAACAAGGTCAAGGCCGAAGCGGACGCATGGCAGCCACCCGCCCCGCCTGCGACAACCCTGACCCAGTAAGATCAGAATCGGTCGGGCAGGGTAACCGGCCCGACCAGTTCCTCGTGCCGGGCGATGGCATAGCGATCCGTCATGCCCGCGATGAAATCGGCGATTCCGCGAAGCCGATCGATCTCGGTCGGCCCGCGCTGCCAGCCGGGGGCAGAAGGCGGTCGTCGACGCGATAAGCGCCGGCCAGGTTCGCGATGACGCGCTGCGCTTCCTCCCGAACCGTCCTTAAAGCCGGACTGTCGTAGAGCTTTTCGTAGAGGAAGCGCTTGAGCGCGCGCTCTTCTTCCGCGAGCTGCGCCGAGAAGCCGGCGAGCGGCCTTCCTGACGAACGAATGTCGTCGATCGACGGCGGACGAACCTCAGCGATCCTGCGTCTGGTTTCCTCTAGGACGTCGCCGACCATTACCCCAATCCCGTCGCGGACGAGCGCCTTCACCATTCGGTCGCGGTCCAGATGCGGATGGCGCCGCTCGATCGCACGCCAAAGCCGGCCGACCAGCGCGACCTCGAGCAATTCTTCCAGATCGATGATACCGGCGCGAAGCCCGTCATCGATGTCGTGATTATCATAGGCGATGTCGTCCGCGATGGCCGCGACCTGCGCCTCCAGCCCGGCGAATTGATCCAATTCCAGCGACCAATCGGAATCGGCCTCGGCCATCGCCCACTGCGGGTCGGCGACCGGACCGTTATGCTTGGCCAGCCCCTCCAGCATTTCCCAGGTCAGGTTGAGACCATCGAAATCCGGATACGGACACTCGATCCGGGTGACGATCCTGAGGCTATGCCCGTTGTGATCGAACCCGCCGGAGTCGGCGAGGGCCGCGGAAAGCGCGTCTTCGCCTGCGTGTCCGAACGGCGGATGGCCGAGATCATGCGCGAGACATAAGGCTTCGGTGAGATCCTCGTTCAGGCCCAGTGCCCGGGCCATCGTCCGACCGATCTGCGCCACTTCAAGGCTGTGCGTGAGCCGGACCCGGAAATGGTCGCCATCGGGCGCGACGAACACCTGTGTCTTGTCCCGGAGACGCCGGAATGCGGCGGAATGGATGATCCGATCGCGGTCGCGCTGGAAGGGATCGCGGGGACCGCGCGGGCCATCGCTGCTTTCCTGGAACCGCCGGCCCCGCGACAGTTCAGGACGGGCTGCGAGGCCCGGAAAAGCAATCATTTGCTGGCGAGTTTCTCGATCTTGATCTGGGCGGGATTACGCGTCCAGGTAAAGCTGTCGATGCCCGCCTTGTCCAGCTTGGTCACATATGCGTGAGCTTCCGGCGCGCTGTCGAACGGTCCGACCAGAAGCCGGAAATAATCCTTTCCGGCCGTGACGTGGCCGGGGTGAGCCTTGAACAATTCGGGGTTCTTCGAGCGAATCCGTTTGAATTCCGATGCCATCATCGTCTTGTTGCCGCTGCCCGCCAGTTGCACCCAATAAGTGCCCTTGGTCCCGAGATCGGGCGCGCTTTCCTTGGGCTTGGAAGGTTTCGCCTTCTCGGCGGTGCGCGAAGCCGGCTCGATCTTCGGCTTTGGGGGCGGAGGAGTCTCGATTTCCAGCTTCGGGCGCGGTGCCGGTGGAGGCTCAGCCGAGGCGATCGAGAATGCGGGTTTCGGCGAATCGATTTCCGGGCCGGCACCCGGGCTTAGCGGGTCACGCGCCGGGTCGTTCGACGCTTGCTCGGTCGCGGCTTCACCACCTGCAGAGGCAGGCAGGTCGATCGTTTCCACGGTCGGCTCATCGCGCGCCGGCGAAGCCGGTGTCGGTTCTGCGGCCGCGACCGAGAATGACGGTGCGGCAGGTCGAGGCTCTGGGTCGGCGGAGCCGCCAGCACTGTTCGTTTCGGCGCTGGCCGCCGAGGTCCTCGGCCGACGGCTGGAGGCATAGCGCGAGGGATCTAGCGAAGGCCGGATGGAAGCCACCCAGGTATTGATAGGCTCGACCTGCTTTTCCGCACGGCGCGGCGCCTGGGCGACCTCAACGCGCTTCGGCTGGATCTTCGCCGGCTGCTGCTTTTTCGGCTGCGCGTTCGCGGTTCGGACCGGCTGGCTGACGATCGGCTGGTTCGTGTTGCCGACCGAGAGAACGGGCGAGGAGGATATTGGCTGCGCGGTTGCGTAGCGCTGCGCCGCATCCTTGGGAAACTCGCCGAGGTGGACAGCAGCCGCCTTCTCGTTCGGCCGAAGCACGGGCAGGAGCCGGAAGAAAGGCTCGAACTGTGCGCCGGTCCCCGGCATCGCGGCGTCGATCGTCCGACGCGCGCCTTCGCGGTCGCCGGCCAGGGCGAGGATGAAGGCATTGACCCGAATGGATTCGCGATCGCGGCGAGTGAGCAGGGGCTCGATGGTCGCCGCGGCGCCCTTGATGTCGCGGGAAATGGCGAGGCTCAACGCGAGGCGACGACGGGCCTCGTCGGCCTGTACCCCCGCAAGCGCCATTCGGTACTGCGCCTGCGCCTGCGCCTGCTGACCGAGAAGGTCGTAGGCCATGCCGCGATCCAGCGCGAGCATCGATGGCGGAGCGCCCAAAGCGGCAGCCCTCGAAAAGTGCGTCAGGGCGCCTGCCGGATCGCCACTCATCGTCATCGTGGCGCCCATCCCGATCTTGGGCATCGGGCTCTGCGGATAGCTTTCCTCGGCGCGGCCGAAGAAGCCCGCAGCAGCCTGGTAGTCGCCAAGATCAAGCGAAGCGCGGCCGGCGGCAATCAATGCCGTCATATTCTTCGGCTCTTTCGCCAGGGTTCGCATGCTGTCCGCGAGGGCCGCATTGGGATCGGTAATCGCGCTGGCGCCATATTGCGCCGCTGCGGGCGCATGGGGGCAAGCGTCGTGAGCAGCATGGCCGCAAGGCCGCTGCGAATGAATTTCTGTCGCATGACGAACGTCATGGCCGAAACGAGCTTGCTCCAACATTGCTGGAGCCGATTTAACGCCGAACCGTGGCCCATCGACGCCGAACGGATCGACCGATTACTGATTGTTCTGGCGATTGAGGAAGCGCGGAATGTCCAGCGGCTCACGACGGAAACTTGGCATCGGTTCGCCGTTCTGCGACTGCGCCTGGGCTGCGCCGCGCGAGATGTTCGACATCCGCTCGAACAACGTCCCGCCGCCGGTCGTGATCTTCGGCCGCTCGGCTTCCTCCGCTGCCGGCTCGTCTTCGTCCGCCGGGGGAGGAACCGGAGCGGAAGCCACCGGCTGGGTCAGGATATCGTCACTGTCGAGGACAAGCTCATCAGCCTGGTCTTCGCTGGTCAGTTCCAGCGTGTCGTCGTCTTCGGTCGACGGACTCTCTTCGTTGTCCAGCGACGGCGGCGTCAGTGTCGGGGTCGCCGGTGCCGAAACGGTGCCCCGCGGCGGGAAGCTGAAGACCTTCGCGGCGCCAGCCTGCTGGCCACTGGGCATCGCGGCATGCTCCGCCTCGATACCGGTGGCGACGACGCTGACGCGGATCTTGCCTTCAAGGCCGTTGTTGAACGCGCTGCCCCAGATGATGTTCGCGTCGGGATCGACCAGTTCCTTGATGTGGCTGGCAGCCTCGTCGACTTCCATCAGCTTCATGTCCTCGCCGCCGGTAATCGATATGATGACGCCTTTGGCGCCCCTCATGCTCACCCCGTCGAGCAGCGGGTTGGAAATGGCCTTTTCGGCGGCTTCGATGGCGCGGTTCTCTCCCGAGGCTTCGCCTGTGCCCATCATCGCCTTGCCCATTTCGCCCATGACGGAACGGACGTCGGCGAAGTCGAGGTTGATTAGGCCAGGCATGACCATCAGATCGGTAATGCCGCGAACGCCCTGCTGGAGGACTTCGTCTGCCATCTCGAACGCTTCCTTGAAGGTCGTGTCCGAATTGGCGAGGCGGAACAGATTCTGGTTGGGAATGACGATCAGCGTATCAACATGCTGCTGGAGCTCGTCGATGCCGCTGTCGGCGGAGCGCATCCGGCGCGACCCTTCGAAAGCAAACGGCTTGGTGACGACGCCGACGGTCAGGATTCCGCGGTCGCGCGCCGCCTTGGCGATGACCGGCGCTGCGCCGGTTCCGGTGCCGCCGCCCATTCCCGCCGCGATGAAGCACATGTGTGCGCCTTCAAGCGCCTGCTCGATCTCTTCCAGTGTCTCTTCCGCAGCAGCGCGACCGATTTCGGGGCGCGATCCGGCGCCGAGGCCCTGTGTGATCTTGAGGCCGAGCTGGAGCCGCCGGTCGGCAGTCGAGGAATTGAGCGCCTGCGCATCGGTGTTCGCGACGATGAAGTCGACACCCAGAACGTCGCGCTTGATCATGTTGGCAACGGCGTTGCCGCCGGCGCCGCCGACGCCGATGACACTGATCCGCGGACGAAGCTCGTCGACTTCCGGTCGGATGAAATCGATGCTCATGGGCTGTGCCCCTCCCCTGACGCGCAAAGCGTATTGAATCTACAAGATGAATCTTTGAATCATCGCGAGTCCGCTGCCAAGTAAAAAAGTTAACGCCGGCGAAAAAACTGTGGGTCTAGTGGCCCTGCGGACTCACCTGATTCAGTTCGGGACAGCATTATTGGCGCGGTTGAAGTCGATGGGCTGAATTTTCGGCACCCCGATCGCCCACCAGAGCGCCGATGCCGCGCAGACCGCCGCGGTCACGAGGAATGCGTTGTCGTAAAGGCCGGTCAGGTCGACAATCAGTCCGGTAATGATCGGCATGACGATTCCCGGTACGTTGCCAAGGCCGTTCTGGATACCGATGAAGCTTCCCGACGCACGCGGTCCAGCGAAGATCTGGGCAATTGCGTAGAGGTTTACCCCGCCAGTGGCGGCAGCAGCGCCGAAGACGGCCAGCCACAGCCCGATATCCTCCATCGATCGGGAGCGCATGAGCGCGACGATGGCAAAGGCCATGACGATATTGCCCGCGATCATCAGTGTCCGGCGAATTGCGGCCTCGTCGTTTCCGGCGCGCACGAGGCGGTCGGAAAGCCAGCCCTGCAGCACTGCGCTCGCGGCCTGGGCAAGAAATCCGAGCGTTGCCAGATAAGTCATGTCGACGATCGAAAAGCCGCGCGACTTGGTAAGATACAAGGGCAACCATACGATGATGAAATAGAGCGGGTAGGTGGCCCCGAAATGGCCAATCCCCATTGCCCAGACCGCGCGCGTCCGTGCGACCTGGCCGATTGCCACGGGCTTCTCTCGATTGGCGGCGGCAAAGGTCGGGAGCCGGCGAGCGGCCAGCAGCCAAGGCACAACCCATAACAGGGTGATGCCGCCGAAGATCACGAACATCGGCCGCCATCCCATGCTGGCGACCAGCATTCCGCCCCGAATGTGCCGACTACCGGCCCAAGTGCGATTCCTGCGGCGACAACGCTGTTTGCAAGGCCGCGATTCTCGGGCGCGACGTGGCGGGCGATGACCTTCGACGCCCCAGGGAAAGTGATGCTTTCGCCCACGCCCAACAGGAGGCGAAACAGGATCAGCGACAGCAATCCGCCGACCAGCCCCATGGCCAGGGTGCTGACCGCCCATAAGCCGATGCCGGCCGCGATCAGGCGATAGACGCACCATCGGTCGCACGCCCATCCGATGAAGAATTGAATGGGAACGTAGGTCCAGAAGAATGCCGAAACGGCGTAGCCATATTGCGTGTTTGTGAGCCCTAGCTCTGGCTTGAGCTGCGGCGATGCGATCGCGATCGCCCCTCGGTCGATATAGTTAAGAAGGATCGCAAGTCCGAGCAGCAAGACAAGTCCTGCGCTGCTGCGCCGCGCCAGGCGCAAATCCCTGGCCAAGCTTGCCATCGCATTTCCCCCGCCCGCGTCGGGAGACTAATATCCTTGTTTCAGTGCCGAAACCAGCCGCCCCAGGAAACCGGTGGACGCGCGTCGCTCGACGACCTGACCGAGCGCAATGTCGCGAAGGTCGCCGGTCCCTCCTGCCGCGAGCATTGCCAGCCCGACCAGGGTGGTAAAGGCCGGGCCGCTGTGTGCGTCGGGAAGGCCGGTGATCGTCCGCGGCCTTCCTATCCGGACGGCACGGCCAAGGACGCCCTGCATGTAATCGGCGATATTCTTGAGCTCCGCTCCGCCGCCAGTTAGGACGACCTGCCGCCCGACTGGACCGGTAAAGCCAAGACTTTTCAGAGCAGCGTCGATCTCGCCGGTCAACTGCTCGACCCTTTGGCGAATGACCGTCATCAGTTGCGCCCGAGTGATGCGGGTCGGCTCTGCACCGTCGTCGGCGCCGATCTGGTTGGCCTCGATCATTTCGTGATTGTCGCGCGGGCTCGTCATCGCGGAGCCGTAGAAGCATTTCAGCCGTTCGGCGTCGCGGCGCTGGACAGCAAACGCGCAGGCGATGTCGTCGCTGATGTCCTTGGCGCCGAGCGGGATCGACCGGAGGCCGACAAGCATGCCGCCCGCATGGAGCGAGACATTGGTAACCTCCGCGCCGAGCTCGACGAGGGCGACCCCGAGCTCGCGTTCTTCCTGCGTCAGGCAGGCAAGCGCAGCGGCCACCGGCGATGCGACAATCGCCTTCACCCCCAGATGCGCCGAGCGAATGACGTAATCGAGGTTTTTCAGGGGTGCCGGGTCGGCGGCAACGACATGAATGTCCACACCAAGACGGTCGGCGTGAAGTCCGATCGGGTTCTTGACTCCGTCGACCCCATCGATCGTGAACAGCGCCGGATGGGCATGAAGGACGAGCCGCTGGCCCTTGTCGATCGCCGCGCGGCCATGCCGAAGCAATTCCTCGATGTCCGACTGCTCGACCTGGTGGCCGCCAAGCTCGACCTCTACATTGGCGACGTCGCTGGTGAGGCCGCCGGCCCCGAAGCTAGCCCAGACGTCGTCGACCGTCACGCCGCTCATCCGCTCGGCGCTCTCCACGGCCTCGCGAATGGCGACTTCCGATGAATCCATGTCGGTGACGTAACCGCGCTTCACGCCGCGGCTCTCGCGCTGGCCGGAGCCCATCACGCGCAGCCGCCCCTCCTCGTCCCTTGTGACGATGAGGGCACTGATCTTGGACGAGCCGATGTCCAAGGCGGCAATCGGCGGGTGGGGGTTCTGGACGGCCATTAGCGGGCGTTACTCAACCTTCCTGCGGTGCCGAATCGCCCGCCTTGGGTACGGCGTCGGTGGGCAATCGTACGATCATCTTGCCCGGGACTCGCAGATCGAAGCGGAGAATGCCGCGGCCAAGCAATCCCGCCGATTTGTCCAATCGGGCGAATTTGGCAAGGGCTTGCCGCGCCTCGCCCTCTCCCTCGGGCAATGCGACCGTTTCGCCGGTTTGAAAATGCAGGTCCCAGCGGCGGCCCGAAACCCATGCCGCGGACTCCAGTTGGGGCTTGAGGCCTGGCGCAGCGCCCAGCAAAGCGTCCAGCTTCCGGCTTTGTGCATTGGCGCCGGCCCCGACGAGCAGCGGGAGATCCGGCATTTCGGTGACTTTGACCTTGTCGAGCACGACTCCTTCGGAATCGATCAGCGACAGTTTCTTGTCGTTTTGCCACAGCGCCGCCGGTTTGCGCTCGACGATATCGATGACCAGGGTATCGGGAAGTCGGCGGGATACGCGCGCATCCTTGACCCAGCCGTAACGGAGCAAGCGGGCGCGGATCGATTCGACATCGACAAGCGGCATCGCCGTCGATTTCTGGTCGAGCGCAATCTGGAAGACGGGCCGACTGTCCATGTTCTGAACGCCGACAACGTCGACGCTCTTCACGCGGAAGCCGGCCTCGCCCATTGTTTCGCCAAATGCGGTCCAGGCACGGCCCGGAAGGTCCACGGCAGCAGCCGCGACGCCGGCGATGGCCAGCGCGAACAGGCCGAACGTCCATCGCGCGAGACGATTGGCGCTCTCCTGCTCCACCGGAAGCTTGGAGACGAGTTTTTTCGGCACCTGGACCCGCGACGAAGCCTTGCGCGGTCGTCCGCGCCCTCCGGATCCACGCCGGACCCGGGCCGCGTTCACCGGGCGACAGCCTTTTCCGCTTCGAGCGGCTGGAATTCCTCGCCGAGCGCCTCGGCGATCAGCCGTTCCGCCAACTCGCCATATTCGATTCCGCGCTGCTTGGCCTGTTCCGGCGCCAGGCTGAGCGGAGTCATCCCCGGCTGGGTGTTGACTTCGAGGAGATAGACCCCCGCCTCCCCGGCCTCGTCGTCCCAGCGGAAGTCGCTCCGCGAAATGCCATTGCAGCCGAGCAAGCGGTGCGAAGCGGCCGCCATGTCCATCATCGACTGGGCGACATTGGCGGGGATTTCGGCAGGGCAGACATGGGTCGTCAGGCCGTCGGTATATTTGGCGTCATAATCGTAGAAGCCGGCCTTGGGCTGAAGCTCGGTCACGCAAAGCGCCTCGCCGTTGAGGACTGCGACGGTCAGTTCACGTCCCTTGATGAACGGCTCCGCCAGCAAACGATCGAAGTGAAGCCAGGGCCCTTCCGCCTTCTGGCTGATCGGCTTTCCGTAATTGCCCTCGTCGGTCACGATCGCAACTCCGACCGACGAACCTTCGTTGACAGGCTTAAGGACGTAGGGCCGCGCCATCGGGTCGCCTTCGTAAAGCGAGGCGCTCTGGACGATCCGGCCGCCCGGCATGCGGATCCCGTGCGGCACGAGCACAGCCTTGGTCAGTTCCTTGTCGATCGCGACGGCCGACGTGGTCAGGCCACTGTGCGTGTATGGGATCTGCATCAGGTCGAGCATGCCCTGGACGGTGCCATCCTCGCCCGGCGTCCCGTGGAGAGCGTTGAACACGACGTCGGGGCGAAGCGCGGTCAGGACCTGCGCGATGTTGCGGTCCATGTCGAGCGGGGTGACGTTGGTCCAGCCGCGAGCCTTCAAGGCCTCGACGATCCCCTTGCCGCTGGTCAGCGACACGTCGCGCTCGGACGACCAGCCGCCCATCAGCACCACGACGTGCATGTCTTTATTCACAGCTTCACTCCCACGCGTTCCGGTTCGCGTCGTCGGCGAGAATTCCGACGCGCTGAATTTCCCATTCAAGTTCGACGCCGCTGTCCTCGCGGACGCGACGACGGACTTCCTCGCCCAGTCCCTCGATATCGGCGCTCGTCGCGCTTCCAAGGTTGAGCAGGAAGTTGCAATGCTTTTCCGACACTTGCGCGCCGCCCATCGTTAGCCCGCGGCAGCCCGCCGAATCGATCACCTGCCAGGCTTTTTGGGGAAGCGGGTTCTTAAAGGTCGAACCACCGGTCTTGCTACGGAGCGGTTGCGATTCTTCGCGGCTCTGGGCGATGCGGTCCATCTCCGCCTGGATCGCCGCTGGCTCTCCGCGCATACCTCGGAACGTCGCGGACACGACGATCGCGCCGTCGGGCAGCGCACTGTGGCGATAGGTGTAACCAAGGTCGGCGTTGGTTAGTGTCTTGCGCTCGCCCGACCGAAGCACGACCTCGCATTCCGTCAGGATGTCGCAGGTCTCGCGGCCGTATGCCCCGCCGTTCATCCTGACGAAGCCGCCGACCGTCCCGGGGATCGATCGCAGGAATTCGAGACCGGCTATGCCCGCGTCCCGAGCGGTCGAGGATACGAGGATGCCGCTCGCCCCGCCGCCGCAGCGAAGCGTCACCGGATCGAGCCGCTCCACGCTGGCGAACGGCTTGCCGAGCCGCACCACGACGCCCGGAACGCCGCCGTCGCGGACGATGAGATTGCTTCCAAGGCCAAGACCCATGACCGGCATGGCCGGATCGAGCTTGCGCAAGAAATTCGAAAGGTCGTCGGAGTCCGCCGGTTCGAACAGCCATTGCGCGGCTCCTCCGGCCTTGAACCAGACCAATGGCGCAAGCGGGGCGTTCGCGGTGAGCCGTCCGCGCACCTCCGGCACGGCGGTTTTGACGCTCATTTCGTGGCCCTTGCGGACCGGATTCCGTCCGCCAGCCCGGCTGCCCATTTGGTAATGTCGCCAGCGCCCATGCAGACGACCAGGTCGCCCTCCGCGGCTAGGTCGCGAAGGTTTCCGGCCAGATCGGTCGGGTCGCTGACGGTCTTGACCATCCGGTGTCCGCGCGCGCGAAGCCCTTCCGCCAGTGCTTCCGCATCGACCCCGTCGATCGGCTGCTCGCCAGCGGCATAGACGGGTGCCACGAACACGGCGTCGGCATCGTTGAACGCGGCCTGGAACTCGTCCATCAGATCATTGAGACGCGAATAACGGTGCGGCTGGACGACTGCGATGACGCGCTCCTTCGCGCTTTCCCGGGCGGCGGAGAGCACGGAGCGAATCTCGACCGGGTGATGCGCGTAATCGTCGATGATCGTCGCACCTCCGACTTCACCGACCCGGCTGAAGCGCCGTTTCACGCCGCCGAACTTTTCGAAACCCCTGGCGACCACGTCGTCCGACATTCCGAACTCGAGGCCGACGGCAATCGCGGCCAGCGCGTTCAGCACATTGTGCCTGCCCGGCATGGGCACGAAGATATCACGAATGATCCGTCGCTCGCCGTCCTTGCCGAGGATGCTGGCGTCGAAGCGGCTTCCGCCGCCTTCCGGCCGGATGTTCTCGGCGCGAATGTCGGCAAGTGCCGAGGTGCCATAGGTCACGATGCGGCGATCGCGAATCCGGCCGATCACCGACTGCACCTCCGGATGGTCGACGCACATCACCGCTAGCCCGTAGAAGGGCACGTTCTCGACGAACTCGACGAACGCGTCCTTCACATTCTCGAAGCTGCCAT
The window above is part of the Sphingomonas sp. HDW15A genome. Proteins encoded here:
- a CDS encoding MFS transporter, which encodes MLVASMGWRPMFVIFGGITLLWVVPWLLAARRLPTFAAANREKPVAIGQVARTRAVWAMGIGHFGATYPLYFIIVWLPLYLTKSRGFSIVDMTYLATLGFLAQAASAVLQGWLSDRLVRAGNDEAAIRRTLMIAGNIVMAFAIVALMRSRSMEDIGLWLAVFGAAAATGGVNLYAIAQIFAGPRASGSFIGIQNGLGNVPGIVMPIITGLIVDLTGLYDNAFLVTAAVCAASALWWAIGVPKIQPIDFNRANNAVPN
- the ftsA gene encoding cell division protein FtsA — encoded protein: MAVQNPHPPIAALDIGSSKISALIVTRDEEGRLRVMGSGQRESRGVKRGYVTDMDSSEVAIREAVESAERMSGVTVDDVWASFGAGGLTSDVANVEVELGGHQVEQSDIEELLRHGRAAIDKGQRLVLHAHPALFTIDGVDGVKNPIGLHADRLGVDIHVVAADPAPLKNLDYVIRSAHLGVKAIVASPVAAALACLTQEERELGVALVELGAEVTNVSLHAGGMLVGLRSIPLGAKDISDDIACAFAVQRRDAERLKCFYGSAMTSPRDNHEMIEANQIGADDGAEPTRITRAQLMTVIRQRVEQLTGEIDAALKSLGFTGPVGRQVVLTGGGAELKNIADYMQGVLGRAVRIGRPRTITGLPDAHSGPAFTTLVGLAMLAAGGTGDLRDIALGQVVERRASTGFLGRLVSALKQGY
- a CDS encoding MFS transporter; this encodes MARDLRLARRSSAGLVLLLGLAILLNYIDRGAIAIASPQLKPELGLTNTQYGYAVSAFFWTYVPIQFFIGWACDRWCVYRLIAAGIGLWAVSTLAMGLVGGLLSLILFRLLLGVGESITFPGASKVIARHVAPENRGLANSVVAAGIALGPVVGTFGAECWSPAWDGGRCS
- a CDS encoding cell division protein FtsQ/DivIB, which encodes MNAARVRRGSGGRGRPRKASSRVQVPKKLVSKLPVEQESANRLARWTFGLFALAIAGVAAAAVDLPGRAWTAFGETMGEAGFRVKSVDVVGVQNMDSRPVFQIALDQKSTAMPLVDVESIRARLLRYGWVKDARVSRRLPDTLVIDIVERKPAALWQNDKKLSLIDSEGVVLDKVKVTEMPDLPLLVGAGANAQSRKLDALLGAAPGLKPQLESAAWVSGRRWDLHFQTGETVALPEGEGEARQALAKFARLDKSAGLLGRGILRFDLRVPGKMIVRLPTDAVPKAGDSAPQEG
- the ftsZ gene encoding cell division protein FtsZ — its product is MSIDFIRPEVDELRPRISVIGVGGAGGNAVANMIKRDVLGVDFIVANTDAQALNSSTADRRLQLGLKITQGLGAGSRPEIGRAAAEETLEEIEQALEGAHMCFIAAGMGGGTGTGAAPVIAKAARDRGILTVGVVTKPFAFEGSRRMRSADSGIDELQQHVDTLIVIPNQNLFRLANSDTTFKEAFEMADEVLQQGVRGITDLMVMPGLINLDFADVRSVMGEMGKAMMGTGEASGENRAIEAAEKAISNPLLDGVSMRGAKGVIISITGGEDMKLMEVDEAASHIKELVDPDANIIWGSAFNNGLEGKIRVSVVATGIEAEHAAMPSGQQAGAAKVFSFPPRGTVSAPATPTLTPPSLDNEESPSTEDDDTLELTSEDQADELVLDSDDILTQPVASAPVPPPADEDEPAAEEAERPKITTGGGTLFERMSNISRGAAQAQSQNGEPMPSFRREPLDIPRFLNRQNNQ
- a CDS encoding SPOR domain-containing protein; the protein is MLEQARFGHDVRHATEIHSQRPCGHAAHDACPHAPAAAQYGASAITDPNAALADSMRTLAKEPKNMTALIAAGRASLDLGDYQAAAGFFGRAEESYPQSPMPKIGMGATMTMSGDPAGALTHFSRAAALGAPPSMLALDRGMAYDLLGQQAQAQAQYRMALAGVQADEARRRLALSLAISRDIKGAAATIEPLLTRRDRESIRVNAFILALAGDREGARRTIDAAMPGTGAQFEPFFRLLPVLRPNEKAAAVHLGEFPKDAAQRYATAQPISSSPVLSVGNTNQPIVSQPVRTANAQPKKQQPAKIQPKRVEVAQAPRRAEKQVEPINTWVASIRPSLDPSRYASSRRPRTSAASAETNSAGGSADPEPRPAAPSFSVAAAEPTPASPARDEPTVETIDLPASAGGEAATEQASNDPARDPLSPGAGPEIDSPKPAFSIASAEPPPAPRPKLEIETPPPPKPKIEPASRTAEKAKPSKPKESAPDLGTKGTYWVQLAGSGNKTMMASEFKRIRSKNPELFKAHPGHVTAGKDYFRLLVGPFDSAPEAHAYVTKLDKAGIDSFTWTRNPAQIKIEKLASK
- a CDS encoding D-alanine--D-alanine ligase, translated to MHVVVLMGGWSSERDVSLTSGKGIVEALKARGWTNVTPLDMDRNIAQVLTALRPDVVFNALHGTPGEDGTVQGMLDLMQIPYTHSGLTTSAVAIDKELTKAVLVPHGIRMPGGRIVQSASLYEGDPMARPYVLKPVNEGSSVGVAIVTDEGNYGKPISQKAEGPWLHFDRLLAEPFIKGRELTVAVLNGEALCVTELQPKAGFYDYDAKYTDGLTTHVCPAEIPANVAQSMMDMAAASHRLLGCNGISRSDFRWDDEAGEAGVYLLEVNTQPGMTPLSLAPEQAKQRGIEYGELAERLIAEALGEEFQPLEAEKAVAR
- the argS gene encoding arginine--tRNA ligase; amino-acid sequence: MSLYARYSALLETILDELVESGDLPADAGRKAVAVEPPRDPSHGDLATNAAMVLAKAAGTNPRALAALLEPKLKALPGVTSVEIAGPGFINLRLDDAVWRDELVTVLREGERYGLSTIGANERVNVEYVSANPTGPMHMGHCRGAVVGDALARLLEAAGFRVTKEYYVNDAGSQVDTLARSAHLRYREALGEEIGEIPEGLYPGDYLKPVGDALAAEYGDRFVGAPESEWLAEFKAKTVAAMIALIRHDLGLLNIHHDHFASEAALQASGKVDAAMENLRSKGLVYQGMLEAPKGEAPDDWEPVELTLFKSTAFGDDQDRPMKKSDGSWTYFGADAAYHLQKAETADHLVNIWGADHAGTIKRVQAAVKALTDGRVDLDVKIVQMVKLLRGGEPIKMSKRAGNFVTLADVVREVGKDVVRFMMLTKRADTMLEFDFAKVVEASKENPVFYVQYAHARISSLKRKAADAGVSLDDPVDLDLLDSEELALVKAAAQYPRVLEGAAMAHEPHRIAFYLYDLAAEFHALWNRGNDDPGRRFLLENNPQLSRARLELALGIGQVIKNGLGLMGVEAAEEM